The genomic segment CCGGTGTTGCTGGCCGGCCTGTGGTGGGCCGGCTGCGCCGTCCCGCTCGTGTTCATCGACGCTCAGGTGCACCGCCTGCCCAACGTCATCACCCTGCCGGCGGCGGCCGGCGTCTTCGCTCTGCTCACCGTCGACGCAGCGGTCACCGATCGGTGGGAGCACGTGCTCAGCGCGGCGATCTGCGCGGCCGTCGCCACTACGGTGTTCGTCAGCACGGGGCTGATCCTGGGCAAACGCGGTATGGGCCTGGGCGATGCCAAGCTGATCCTCTCGGTGAGCGCCCTGCTGGGGTGGTGGGGCTGGGGCGCGGCGTTCGGCGCGGTGTTTCTGGGCTTCGTGGGCGCGGGCTTCGTGGGCGCCCTGCTATTGTCCAGCGGACGTGTGCCGCGTGGTGCCCAAATCCCGATGGGCCCCTTCTTCATCGCCGGCGCGGTGGTGATGATCGCGCTCACAGCTTGTGCACCGGCCGGGTAGCTGGACCGACGTGGTGTGTCGCAAAAAAACATACAGGGCGGCGATCTCGCCTCGATCGCTTTGTAAAAAAATAGCGCTACTGGCTGTAAGAGCTGCCGATTCCTGGCACCGCTTCGCTCGAGATCCTGGCATTTTCCTACGACTCGCGCTCACGTCCGATACGACCACGTTCACGCCGCGACGAAAAGCTGCCGTTCGCAGTCCTCAGTTCTCCATCACCCGCCCGTCATGACTCGAACGTGAAGCGCAGCGCCTTGGCGTCGCGGATGCCTCCCAGGTTGACAGAGCCCTGCGGGAGCACGCTGAGGTGATTGAGTGGATCCGTGATGATCCGGACCTCCGGGGCCCTGCCGCCTTGCTCGACGTTTCCGACCACGACGAGAAAGAACTTCTCGGTTTCCTGCGCACGGCGGAACTCGGAGCTGGTCAGCGAGATGGTCTCGGGGATCGGCCCGGCGTAGACCTTGAGTTCGAAGAAGTTCTTCAGATCGTCGATCGCGTCAGCGCCGACGTTGCGCTGGTGCCGGATGTCGACAATCTGTTCCTCGTCGCCGCCGAGTACACGCCGTACCAACGCTAGCCCGGCAGATTCGCGCTCGTTCTCGGTGTAATTCTTGGGATCTCGTCCGCCATCCACCGACGGCTTCTTGGGGCTCGACGCGTCGGGGTCGCGAGGCTTACCGGACGACGTCGTCGACCTTTTGCCAGTGGGGGCACCGTCTCCGGCAGGCGCCCCACCGATGATCTCGCCGTCCTCGTTCTTCAGCTTCAGGCTGTCGGGGTCGACCAACTGTCTGGTCGTCGTCGGCTTGGCCTCGGTAGCCTTGGTCGCGGTTGCCGCCTTGCTGCCCTTGGCGTCTGAAGCGCCCTTGCTTTTTGAGCGTCGATTCTTGCCCTGCTCGGCCAACTCCCGCAGGAGTTCCTCACTGCGCTCGTCACGCTCCTTCTTACGCTCGGCGTCCAAGCGCGCCGCCGTCGTGATCTCCTCCTCGCGGTGCCCTTCGAGGGCGAACGACCAGGCGGCTACCCAGTCGTGAGCGATGCGACGGGCGTCGCCGTCGAAGACGGATGCGATGGCGTAGGCACCCGAAGTCGGGGAGCCAATCGCCCCTTCGTCAGCGACGTAGAATACGCCGGCGGATAGGTCGAGCCAGGTGTCAAGCTCGACGGTTTCGTCGAGGCCGTAGGTTGGCTCGACCAACCGGACCCGGAGCCGAGGCCACTGCTTGATGCTGACTGCCTCCAGCTCGCCCCACGAGACGCGCAGGCTCTGCTCAGCCTTGGGGTCGCTCAGCGCAAGGTCGGCCCGGAGATTGGCGACAGCGCGGGAGAAGACCTGCGTGAGTTCAGCCTGGTAGGTCGCACCGTCCGGGTCGAGCACTTGCCCGTGGGGAGCGTCGAGTCGTGCCAGCTTGTATGCGTCAACCAGCGGATCGAGCTGGGCCAGTGACCCGCCGGGGCTCCAGATCGGCACTCGACCCTTGAGCACCTGAGCGATCAGCGCATTGCGCGTCGCGTAGACCGGTCGCTTTCGCTCCCACCGATCACCGACCCAGACAGCCGCCTTCCTAAGCTTGGCCAGTTCGCTCTCAGGCGCTCCGATTAGCAATCGAAGTGCTTCGAGCATGATCAGCTTCTCATCGGGCTTCAGCGACTTCTTGCGGGCAAGTTCGCCAAGTACGCCGCGCCCGTCCCGGCCGGTTGGTCGTTGGATGGCAAGCAGCGCCCACAGCGCGTCAGTGCCCGAGACTGATGGCACGAAGTCGCGCATGTCGCCGAAGATTGGAGGACCAGCAAGCACCACGCTCGGTCGGCGCCAGCCGGCCCGGGTTGCGATCAAGCCGTCGCCGCGACCGAAGGCGTTCCGGGCCGTGCTTGCCGGCTGCCCGCCCAATCGCTGGCCGCGGACCTGGGCAGCGAGCGCCTGGTACAGCGGAGCCGCCAGGTCCTCAGCCGTCTCGGACTTCGAATTGGTCTCGGCGCGTATCTCCTCGAGCTTCTGGATCAGTTCGGTCACCGTCGGGTCGCCGGCGACGCCGATGCGAGCGAGAACTTCGCGGTAGGCCTCGTTGTCGAGGGCCGGGCTCAGGTACCGGTCCGGGTCGTCGCCATAGAGCGCCATGGTCGCCGAGCTCTTGATTCGGAGCTGGTCGGGCGCCGTCGCCTTGCCCTTCTCGGACGGCAACCACGCGATCGAGGCAGCGCTGCTGATCCACCAGGCATCGACCGTGCCCGCGTGCACCCAGCCGTAGTGGGCCGTGGCCGCTGTAACGCTCGCATGTCTGCTCAGACGATCCCAGGCCCGCGCGAGGGTGCCGAGCACCGCCCCCGCTCGCCGGCGCCGTTGGCCCGGGTTCTTCTCCTCTGAAATGCCCTTCAGGACCGCATCGAGATCCGGCGCGATCCAGTCGCCAAGGGTGTAGGTCGCGTGCATCTGCCACAGAGCCTCGCGACGGCGCGCGGGTGATCCGGTAGCCGAGGCAGGTACGCCGGGGCTGTTGTTCGAATACCGCCATTGGTTGGCCGGGTGGCTCTTGATGCGTGGCGCTACCTCGGCACCAAGCAGGCGGAACAAGCGCTGGGCGCCGATGCCGTCACGGCCGCCGTCGGTCCGGATCTTGTCCGAGTAGCGTCGGTCGATCCAGATCAGACCCGGCGTCTTCCCGGCAGCCACGAACCACGAATTGGCCTCGCGCTCGATAAAGTAGGCATCGCACGGACGGGCATGGACACCTTGCCGCTGACCATTCGCGTCGTGCACGACAGCATCGACCTTGACCGCCCGGCCAACGCCAGCGCCGAGCGCTGGGCGCTCGGCCTCTGGGATCGCTTCGAGTGCCCGACGAAGCCCGTCGACCTGCGCATCGGTCAGGGGACGTTCCAACGTTGTTCCCGCCTTGCCAGCGCCGGCCAGGACGAGCAGCGCGTCCGCACTCGTCGCCGACGACCGCAGCCACTTCCTCTCCTGGAGCCAGTCGCGGATCACAGCCCAGCGTGGCTGACCCGTGAACGCCGGATGCAGTCGCGTCCCGACCTCCAGCAAGTCCCACACCGTGTCGAGATCTGCCGGGAGCAGGACCGCCAGGCCCGTGCGGCTCGACGGCGGTACCCGGTCGCCGTTGTCGAGCACCAGGCAAGCTCGTGAGTCGAGGGCCGCGCCGAGACCCGCTTCGACCACGACCGCCAGTAGGTTGGCGACGAACTGCGGCGAGCGCTGGCCGTCATCCAGCAGGGCGCTGGCATCTTCCACGCTCACCAGGGTCGGCGTCGCGGCTCCCACTCCGCTGAGGTCATCGAGCACCTCGCGCCACCGGTCGTCGTCCGACCTGGCCGTCTCAGCTAGGATGCCTGGCTGCTCCGAGACCAAGCGGACGTCTTCGGGGGAGAGGACCGCAGTGAGTTCGGCTGCCTCGTAGGCGAGGTCGCGTAGCGGGTACGTGGTTCCGGCGTCGTCGAGGGTCAGGGCTGCGGCGAACTCGATCCGCGCCCGGTGAATTAGGTGCTCTTCAAAGCCGGCGCGGAGTGGACCGGTGGTTCGCCCATCTGCCTCGAACTCCGCCTTCGTCGGAATAATTGCCCAGCCCTGTGCTGGCGCCAGTTGGAAGACGTCGAGCGCCGCGTCGCGCCAGAGATCGCTGAGCAGCGGTATGAGTTTCAGATTCCAGTCGCCGTCTGAGGCGATGTCGCGGCGAGACGGCTGGGGATCGAACTGCGCAAGCAGCCGGAACGGCAGACCAACCTCGCGAACTGGC from the Micromonospora sp. WMMA1947 genome contains:
- a CDS encoding A24 family peptidase encodes the protein MGAPPYLLELCAAVAVTTVLLAAPTMPVLLAGLWWAGCAVPLVFIDAQVHRLPNVITLPAAAGVFALLTVDAAVTDRWEHVLSAAICAAVATTVFVSTGLILGKRGMGLGDAKLILSVSALLGWWGWGAAFGAVFLGFVGAGFVGALLLSSGRVPRGAQIPMGPFFIAGAVVMIALTACAPAG